One Mytilus trossulus isolate FHL-02 unplaced genomic scaffold, PNRI_Mtr1.1.1.hap1 h1tg000373l__unscaffolded, whole genome shotgun sequence genomic region harbors:
- the LOC134701910 gene encoding uncharacterized protein LOC134701910 translates to MLLSKENRTSDANELENCPSEMHPKKSRTSHFVSDKCIPSEIQPKDIKSSELISLEMYSPVVDKAKTIASTNTASAGCGTVETVLETNKSKDCYSVAGIRMRTFSSLQRRFKTSQTSTKSESSTATSIQKDKSQSNKSEREKEKLMQEVADRLSHGQLHEMVISSIRAGKYKQNIIPIDIWDFGGQKDYYMTHQLFITSRGIFVLMFNGSLNLHTHMSDLSFLPGHFGKPTIAVYLLHWVNSILTYCKRSDDGFPRIVFVATHKDKIRKNVDKHRQKLETVIQTIFESHAGIKHLEFKPLIFVNAMNKADPGIQALRQRLMDRAKEHPQWGKELPTAWVPLELCLAQQVETGVNILTMEQLQMFNAKNESMVLTDKQLQAFLKEQHSLGKLLYFDVANLRHFVIITPAYLVEVLRSIVTEKQFWPKGKQLQSIFHTMEKTGALSREDIDVLWHQQMFTHILSNKDFIIEVLVHLDVLVAESRTSSDLRISLDEVSKFIVPSMITRSNNTNYMRNKCKTETSILLSYKFTEKVIPPAFPYRFIASFVDTWGVKNYKNKKRMLFSDLAVVEVDDKHDVAVQVIENRVVVSLIHAEMKENIVPTIATSVQECLTAAIHRISEFYSTLSADSTTTDKRSELQMVMPFEIEFGVHCKKRLCFFLHNKIPTSAKWQCPEHKVHHDISCLKLWFSEKLPREKCDASCKGLGRVEKEQSPSEKALRRLASCLEVNECRELLIRLRLDTKVLNDLQDKLAHSAFHVNDFKYTAMSIWKTSVTDSSFKTIEDKFGEIDKHLLCEVNRDVNVDDVLKKFNILEDRANTTPTNATLQELSNHIGNSSMQLGVELGLRSAEIQEIQNDHSCKLLHQNKEILRIWSQSKFPKPTIKELIKALQRIGKIDCLREILF, encoded by the exons CGAAATTCAACCTAAAGACATCAAATCGTCTGAGTTGATCTCTTTAGAAATGTATTCACCTGTTGTTGATAAAGCAAAGACTATTGCTTCAACTAACACAGCATCAGCAGGTTGCGGAACAGTTGAAACTGTTTTAGAAACTAATAAGTCGAAAGATTGTTATTCAGTTGCAGGAATAAGAATGCGTACTTTTTCATCTTTACAACGAAGATTTAAGACATCACAAACATCGACTAAGTCTGAATCCAGTACTGCCACATCTATACAAAAAGATAAAAGTCAAAGTAATAAATCtgaaagagaaaaagaaaagtTAATGCAAGAAGTAGCCGATCGATTGTCTCATGGCCAACTTCATGAAATGGTAATCAGCTCTATAAGAGCAGGGAAGTATAAGCAGAATATTATCCCTATTGATATCTGGGATTTTGGAGGGCAGAAAGATTACTACATGACTCATCAACTCTTCATCACGAGCAGAGGAATATTTGTGTTGATGTTTAATGGTAGCCTGAATCTGCATACACATATGTCTGATTTGTCATTTTTACCAGGACATTTCGGCAAACCAACCATCGCAG tttACCTTCTGCACTGGGTGAACTCAATCCTGACATATTGCAAGCGCTCAGATGATGGATTTCCAAGAATAGTGTTCGTTGCAACACATAAAGACAAGATCCGTAAG AATGTTGATAAACACAGGCAGAAATTGGAGACAGTCATTCAAACCATATTTGAATCACACGCAGGGATCAAACATCTTGAATTCAAACCATTGATTTTCGTCAATGCTATGAACAAAGCGGACCCAGGGATCCAAGCTTTACGTCAACGTCTGATGGATAGAGCTAAAGAGCATCCTCAATGGGGTAAAGAACTGCCAACAGCATGGGTCCCATTAGAACTATGTCTAGCACAACAAGTAGAAACAGGTGTGAACATATTGACAATGGAACAACTACAGATGTTTAATGCTAAAAATGAGTCAATGGTATTGACAGATAAGCAGTTGCAAGCGTTCCTGAAAGAACAACATTCACTCGGTAAATTGCTCTACTTTGACGTAGCCAATCTTCGACATTTTGTAATCATAACACCAGCATATTTGGTGGAGGTTCTAAGATCAATTGTCACAGAGAAGCAATTTTGGCCAAAAgggaaacaattacaaagtatTTTCCATACCATGGAGAAAACAGGAGCACTCAGTCGCGAAGATATTGATGTCCTTTGGCACCAACAGATGTTTACGCATATTCTGTCAAATAAAGATTTCATAATTGAAGTATTGGTTCATCTTGATGTACTAGTTGCTGAAAGTAGGACATCAAGCGATTTAAGAATTTCACTTGACgaagtttcaaaatttattgtCCCATCAATGATTACAAGGTCAAACAACACGAATTACATGAGAAACAAATGCAagactgaaacttcaattttgCTGTCGTACAAGTTCACAGAAAAAGTTATACCTCCTGCCTTTCCATACAGATTTATTGCTTCTTTTGTAGACACGTGGGgagtgaaaaattataaaaacaagaagCGAATGCTTTTCAGCGATTTAGCAGTTGTTGAAGTAGACGACAAGCATGATGTGGCAGTGCAGGTTATAGAAAATAGAGTGGTTGTGTCACTTATCCATGCAGAAATGAAAGAGAATATTGTCCCAACAATTGCAACTTCGGTCCAAGAATGTCTGACTGCAGCTATTCACAGAATTTCAGAGTTTTACTCAACTCTTTCAGCAGACTCAACTACCACAGATAAAAGATCGGAGTTACAAATGGTCATGCCATTTGAGATTGAGTTTGGAGTTCATTGCAAAAaaagattatgtttttttcttcataacaAAATACCAACATCAGCAAAATGGCAATGTCCAGAACACAAAGTTCATCACGATATCAGCTGTTTAAAACTATGGTTTTCagaaaag CTGCCTCGTGAAAAATGTGATGCATCTTGCAAGG GGTTAGGAAGAGTTGAAAAGGAACAATCTCCATCGGAAAAAGCCCTAAGAAGACTTGCTTCTTGTCTTGAAGTAAATGAATGTCGAGAATTGTTAATCAGACTTAGATTAGACACAAAAGTTTTGAATGATTTACAAGACAAACTTGCTCACTCGGCTTTTCAtgtaaatgatttcaaatacacAGCCATGTCAATATGGAAGACAAGCGTGACTGATTCGTCCTTCAAGACCATTGAAGATAAGTTTGGTGAAATAGACAAACACTTACTTTGTGAG GTGAATAGAGATGTAAATGTGGATGATGTACTGAAGAAATTTA ATATTCTAGAAGATCGAGCGAACACAACACCTACGAACGCTACATTACAAGAATTGTCAAATCATATCGGAAATAGCAGCATGCAGCTAGGAGTAGAACTAGGATTGCGGAGCGCTGAGATTCAAGAAATTCAAAACGATCACAGTTGTAAACTGTTACATcagaataaagaaatattacGAATTTGGAGCCAATCAAAATTTCCTAAGCCAACGATTAAAGAACTGATTAAAGCTTTACAACGAATTGGAAAAATCGATTGCCTTCGGGAAATCTTGTTTTAA